One window of the Oncorhynchus keta strain PuntledgeMale-10-30-2019 chromosome 31, Oket_V2, whole genome shotgun sequence genome contains the following:
- the LOC118379587 gene encoding lysosomal-associated transmembrane protein 4B-like isoform X1, with amino-acid sequence MISPWDRWHSTRCCLCCHVRTGTVILGVWYMLINAVVLLILVTALGDPDQYHLTSAELANDLDDMDDANMCIASAISLLMILISGMATYGAYKQHAAWIIPFFCYQVFDCALNTLVAVSIVVYPNTIQDYLQQLPENFPYKEDIMAMSNVCLVFIVLLFIGCILTFKAYLIACVWNCYRYVRARSTTEVLIYVTTNDTTVALLLHDAKPSNRADGVALSDVLLPPYDDTMSIPSKNAPPPYGAPYIA; translated from the exons ATGATTTCCCCGTGGGACCGATGGCATTCCACCAGATGCTGCCTGTGCTGTCATGTCCGCACCGGCACCGTTATCCTGGGGGTTTGGTATATG CTGATCAATGCGGTGGTGTTACTCATCCTCGTCACGGCCCTGGGTGATCCTGACCAGTACCATCTGACCAGCGCTGAGCTGGCTAACGACTTAGATGACATGGATGACGCCA ACATGTGTATTGCTTCAGCGATCTCGTTGCTGATGATACTAATTTCTGGGATGGCGACCTACGGTGCGTATAAG caacATGCTGCTTGGATCATCCCATTCTTCTGCTACCAAGTCTTTGACTGTGCACTGAACACCCTGGTGGCTGTTAGTATTGTGGTCTACCCCAACACCATACAAGATTACCTCCAACAACTG CCTGAGAACTTCCCCTACAAAGAGGACATCATGGCCATGAGCAACGTGTGCTTGGTCTTCATCGTGCTCCTCTTCATCGGATGCATTCTCACCTTCAAG GCGTACCTGATAGCGTGTGTGTGGAACTGCTACCGGTATGTGCGTGCAAGAAGCACCACAGAAGTCCTGATATACGTCACTACTAATGACACCACG GTGGCGTTACTCCTACACGACGCTAAGCCCTCGAACAGAGCAGATGGAGTCGCGctatctgac GTACTGTTACCCCCATATGATGACACCATGTCTATTCCATCCAAGAACGCTCCTCCCCCCTATGGGGCACCCTACATAGCATGA
- the LOC118379587 gene encoding lysosomal-associated transmembrane protein 4B-like isoform X2, translating into MISPWDRWHSTRCCLCCHVRTGTVILGVWYMLINAVVLLILVTALGDPDQYHLTSAELANDLDDMDDANMCIASAISLLMILISGMATYGAYKQHAAWIIPFFCYQVFDCALNTLVAVSIVVYPNTIQDYLQQLPENFPYKEDIMAMSNVCLVFIVLLFIGCILTFKAYLIACVWNCYRYVRARSTTEVLIYVTTNDTTVLLPPYDDTMSIPSKNAPPPYGAPYIA; encoded by the exons ATGATTTCCCCGTGGGACCGATGGCATTCCACCAGATGCTGCCTGTGCTGTCATGTCCGCACCGGCACCGTTATCCTGGGGGTTTGGTATATG CTGATCAATGCGGTGGTGTTACTCATCCTCGTCACGGCCCTGGGTGATCCTGACCAGTACCATCTGACCAGCGCTGAGCTGGCTAACGACTTAGATGACATGGATGACGCCA ACATGTGTATTGCTTCAGCGATCTCGTTGCTGATGATACTAATTTCTGGGATGGCGACCTACGGTGCGTATAAG caacATGCTGCTTGGATCATCCCATTCTTCTGCTACCAAGTCTTTGACTGTGCACTGAACACCCTGGTGGCTGTTAGTATTGTGGTCTACCCCAACACCATACAAGATTACCTCCAACAACTG CCTGAGAACTTCCCCTACAAAGAGGACATCATGGCCATGAGCAACGTGTGCTTGGTCTTCATCGTGCTCCTCTTCATCGGATGCATTCTCACCTTCAAG GCGTACCTGATAGCGTGTGTGTGGAACTGCTACCGGTATGTGCGTGCAAGAAGCACCACAGAAGTCCTGATATACGTCACTACTAATGACACCACG GTACTGTTACCCCCATATGATGACACCATGTCTATTCCATCCAAGAACGCTCCTCCCCCCTATGGGGCACCCTACATAGCATGA